One window of the Halobacillus litoralis genome contains the following:
- a CDS encoding phage portal protein has translation MANSWYQKAVGEMSKLRNQLSNKLGWNFLGGTMNSGYKLDSSRVDVDKARNLYHNTADDYKLGAGFAKPVVNTTVGFMGVPRPISEDEEAQKALDAFFDDNVSKMQRTLRNSGREGDGFVWITREDVHDNKLYPKEGARLMYNIIPPEQVTKINRDPVTGNPVEYILESIHSWMNETGVEVNSKITQRITKDKRVISTDDEVPPGMEMGEQLNKWGFIPIVHFKNEGDVHEEFGRSDLEPIEPFMKAYHDVMLHAIQGSKLHSTPRLKLKLKDVGEFLRNNFGVTDPAKFAKEGGQIDLDGHELLMLSETEEAEFVEVKSAIGDAAVLLKFLFYCIVDVSETPEFVFGVHTPSSLSSVKEQMPILIRRIARKREHYDEPFKRMCRIVLAMTSEADNRSYSTFKTTLQWDDIDPRDGKDIAEEVKAMVEAMSIGVDKGVVSLESAVNLLTKYIDTMNNFVTDDQEVPGEREKIMHTRLMNMRLEDSQFNESQVKEIDKVLEQIRKGTG, from the coding sequence ATGGCTAATAGCTGGTATCAAAAAGCAGTGGGGGAAATGTCTAAGCTACGTAATCAACTATCGAATAAGCTTGGTTGGAACTTCCTTGGCGGAACGATGAACTCAGGTTACAAGCTAGACTCCTCTCGAGTTGACGTTGATAAAGCCAGGAATCTTTACCACAACACTGCTGATGACTACAAACTCGGGGCAGGCTTTGCGAAGCCAGTTGTCAACACGACAGTTGGATTTATGGGGGTTCCTCGACCGATATCAGAGGATGAAGAAGCACAGAAGGCGTTGGACGCTTTTTTCGACGACAACGTTTCTAAGATGCAGCGTACACTTAGAAATTCTGGTCGAGAGGGTGATGGTTTTGTTTGGATCACCAGAGAAGATGTTCATGATAACAAGCTATACCCGAAGGAAGGCGCACGGCTGATGTATAACATCATTCCTCCTGAGCAGGTCACAAAAATAAACAGAGACCCTGTCACTGGGAATCCGGTTGAATACATTCTTGAATCTATTCACTCCTGGATGAATGAAACTGGAGTGGAGGTGAACTCAAAGATAACTCAAAGGATTACCAAGGATAAGCGGGTGATTTCTACGGACGACGAAGTTCCCCCTGGCATGGAGATGGGGGAACAACTGAACAAGTGGGGATTCATACCTATTGTGCATTTTAAAAATGAAGGAGATGTGCACGAAGAGTTCGGTCGTTCTGATCTCGAACCTATCGAACCGTTCATGAAAGCCTATCATGACGTTATGCTTCACGCTATTCAAGGTTCTAAATTGCATAGCACTCCTAGGCTTAAACTTAAGCTGAAAGACGTAGGGGAATTCCTCAGAAACAATTTCGGGGTGACGGACCCGGCGAAGTTCGCTAAGGAAGGCGGGCAGATAGACTTGGACGGACATGAGCTTTTGATGTTGTCCGAGACGGAAGAAGCAGAGTTTGTTGAAGTGAAGAGTGCGATTGGCGACGCAGCAGTCTTGTTGAAGTTCCTCTTTTATTGCATTGTCGATGTGTCTGAGACTCCGGAATTTGTATTCGGGGTTCATACGCCATCCAGCTTATCCAGTGTTAAAGAGCAGATGCCTATTCTAATTCGGCGAATAGCCAGGAAACGAGAACATTACGACGAGCCTTTCAAGCGTATGTGCCGAATCGTATTGGCCATGACGTCCGAAGCAGATAACAGATCATACAGCACATTTAAAACAACGTTGCAGTGGGATGATATTGACCCACGTGATGGCAAAGATATTGCTGAGGAAGTTAAAGCTATGGTTGAAGCGATGAGTATTGGAGTAGACAAAGGGGTGGTATCCCTGGAGTCAGCAGTCAACCTATTGACAAAGTACATCGATACGATGAACAACTTCGTAACAGATGATCAAGAAGTGCCAGGAGAGCGTGAGAAGATCATGCATACAAGACTCATGAACATGCGCCTGGAAGACAGTCAGTTCAATGAGAGCCAGGTAAAAGAGATAGACAAGGTACTGGAACAGATACGTAAGGGGACGGGGTAA
- a CDS encoding phage tail sheath family protein yields the protein MGRGEWSPGEDKTLAGAYMRFISAAKNTSSNGTRGIVAIPVKANWGPVGELVEITSEDELKNVYHTDFGGGFTAFKLISLMLLGNPNKVIGYRVADGSEAKASVKLQDGAAVDVLTLTTKHPTSLEFNVTIRDSLTEQGSQELILYEGTRKLFEVPFSDIDALVSAVNTSTRNEWLTATKDNDGTLASVTNEPLAGGNSGVASVTNEQYMDALTAFEAHRFDAFTLDGIVDADLRASVAEWTKRLRSQGKKITTFLGGSATDDETPSTGFNRSRSLDYEGIVNIGVSGEYDGVWYSSAEVASYFAGLVSGLPLRESVTFAVTPFTDVKPRLTYEQKKEAVTSGTIVMSYENGKVRCERGVNTLNTLRENQNDTWKKIKMVRVKDAIDMDTSSESIEKFIGKVPNNPDGQAYVLSALKNYFETLSPTLIAPDFTVEMDQERMATAGKDQFFWEYRVADIDTMEEIYGTGYHQ from the coding sequence ATGGGAAGAGGAGAATGGAGTCCTGGTGAGGACAAAACTCTAGCCGGAGCGTATATGCGCTTCATTTCTGCAGCGAAGAATACATCTAGTAATGGAACTCGAGGAATAGTAGCTATTCCTGTGAAGGCAAACTGGGGTCCTGTAGGTGAACTTGTTGAAATTACCAGTGAAGATGAATTGAAAAACGTGTATCACACTGACTTTGGTGGTGGGTTCACTGCATTTAAACTAATTTCCCTCATGCTACTAGGAAATCCTAACAAAGTAATAGGTTACCGGGTGGCCGATGGTTCTGAAGCTAAGGCCAGTGTGAAACTCCAGGATGGAGCTGCGGTAGATGTTTTAACGCTGACTACTAAACACCCTACATCATTGGAGTTTAACGTTACTATCCGGGATAGTCTAACAGAACAAGGGAGTCAAGAATTGATCCTTTATGAGGGAACGAGAAAGTTATTTGAAGTCCCGTTTTCTGATATTGATGCCCTGGTATCTGCTGTAAATACGAGCACCAGGAATGAATGGTTGACTGCAACAAAGGATAATGATGGCACTTTAGCTTCTGTGACGAACGAACCTTTAGCGGGTGGTAATTCTGGAGTCGCTAGTGTAACCAATGAACAATATATGGATGCTTTAACCGCTTTCGAAGCGCACCGTTTTGATGCTTTTACTTTAGACGGCATTGTCGATGCTGATCTTAGAGCATCTGTCGCGGAATGGACCAAGCGATTAAGAAGTCAAGGAAAGAAAATTACAACCTTCCTAGGCGGGTCAGCCACAGATGATGAAACACCTAGCACTGGTTTTAATCGTTCTAGATCACTAGACTACGAGGGTATCGTCAATATAGGTGTTAGTGGCGAATATGACGGAGTTTGGTACTCAAGTGCTGAGGTCGCCTCATATTTTGCTGGTCTTGTATCTGGCCTCCCTTTAAGAGAGAGCGTAACTTTCGCAGTTACACCATTTACTGATGTAAAGCCACGATTAACATACGAGCAAAAGAAAGAAGCCGTAACTTCTGGAACCATTGTCATGTCTTATGAAAATGGGAAGGTTAGGTGCGAACGTGGAGTAAACACATTAAACACTCTACGGGAGAATCAAAACGATACGTGGAAGAAAATCAAGATGGTTCGGGTGAAAGATGCGATTGATATGGATACTTCGAGTGAATCTATTGAGAAGTTTATCGGGAAAGTACCAAACAATCCTGATGGACAAGCATATGTGCTATCCGCATTGAAAAATTATTTTGAAACACTGTCACCAACTTTGATTGCACCAGATTTTACAGTAGAAATGGACCAAGAACGAATGGCCACTGCAGGAAAAGATCAATTCTTCTGGGAGTATCGTGTTGCAGACATCGATACGATGGAAGAAATCTATGGTACGGGTTACCACCAATAA
- a CDS encoding terminase small subunit gives MARKRDPRRNQAFELWKASNGERKLKDIAEELDCSPSQIRKWKSQDKWNEKLNGNVTKSKGSVTNKKETNQIRDATDEEASEPESLPSDELTDKQRLFCVHYIKTFNATQSAIKAGYAPDSAHVEGSRLLRNAKVREYILDLKSNMTDALFLDAMDVLRKYAEIAFADITDFVTFTRKDVDTGKKDVLLNQDGTVKDIVPRVDSYNEVFFKDSELVDGTIVTEVKHGRDGVSVKLADKMKALDKLWQYFDMLPEADKRKLQEEKMRADIAKTQAETEAIEGSNDDKNTEDWVGALKEVADRRREKKGDGG, from the coding sequence GTGGCCAGAAAAAGAGATCCAAGACGTAACCAAGCATTCGAATTATGGAAAGCCAGTAATGGTGAACGGAAATTAAAAGACATTGCTGAAGAACTGGATTGCTCTCCTTCGCAGATAAGGAAGTGGAAAAGCCAGGACAAATGGAACGAGAAATTGAATGGTAACGTTACTAAATCGAAAGGGAGCGTTACTAATAAGAAAGAGACGAATCAAATACGGGATGCTACTGATGAAGAAGCGAGCGAACCAGAGTCTTTGCCAAGTGATGAACTCACTGATAAGCAAAGGCTTTTTTGTGTTCATTATATTAAAACCTTCAATGCTACACAGTCTGCTATCAAAGCGGGATATGCTCCTGATAGCGCTCATGTAGAAGGGAGCAGGTTGCTAAGAAATGCTAAGGTTCGTGAGTATATCCTGGACCTGAAGAGCAACATGACGGACGCGCTGTTCCTGGATGCCATGGACGTTCTTCGCAAATATGCAGAAATCGCATTCGCAGACATCACGGATTTCGTAACGTTTACGAGAAAAGATGTCGATACCGGTAAGAAGGATGTTCTCCTCAATCAGGATGGAACTGTGAAGGATATTGTTCCAAGGGTGGATTCGTATAACGAAGTGTTCTTTAAAGACAGTGAGTTAGTTGACGGCACGATTGTTACAGAGGTCAAACATGGACGTGATGGCGTGTCTGTTAAGTTGGCCGACAAAATGAAGGCTCTGGACAAGTTGTGGCAGTACTTTGACATGTTGCCTGAAGCAGATAAACGTAAATTACAGGAAGAGAAAATGCGTGCTGATATCGCGAAGACCCAGGCTGAAACAGAAGCGATAGAAGGAAGTAACGACGATAAGAATACAGAGGATTGGGTTGGAGCCCTTAAAGAGGTGGCCGATCGACGCCGCGAAAAGAAAGGTGATGGAGGATGA
- a CDS encoding phage tail tape measure protein — translation MADEFYREEIIFDVNDDDAIRRAKRAEKRIKETFDRTQRRARALKSMKVSPIINARDRMTKKVNKAERLVKRLGNTRAQPVIDAKDKVTSVVKRTDKLLESLSKEDVEVTMKTKGSLLRDITRTKKNLKEIDSSVLTPESRLQGSLMRELNRTEKLIKKVGNARVRPRVSLSDQVSTKLKQVNSKLRKVSSRAWEITITAKDRTFAVFRGIRRSFEGLRNMMTSLPVMMGAGAIALSPGLLGVSALKEAGAFEQAMAKVQAVSGATKKEFADMSDLAKELGKSTEYTSVETADALGYLSMAGFKANESMSALPQTLDLATAGQLDLARAADISSNVLTGFGYDIDQYKRIVDVMAKTQATANTNVEQLGNALSYAAPAAADAGQTIEATSAAIGLISKAGIQGERAGTALRGIFAQLVDPTSTARKELDRLGVSVTNSSGELKDLPGIVKAAEVAGLKGAQAYRIFGLEAGPAFSKLMDTGSEAIADYTEQLANSEDAASDMAGTMRDTLYNSVRMLGSAWSGMLMVIGGEKGLGPAARSFVENLTDQLGRLESFITNNQEAIEDFGKSMSKKLNAGVEVVVDVVTSGEFKEADFLGKMNIAWDEFVAKPFAEWYDGPGRSAMESVATTMGEGVGSAFGAALMALAGIKAEEEDQSPFVNAGSTAASSFLEGFADNFDLGKIINKALESLGNVYSSTFESKGNMLGTVFATAILAGLTKKLGGFKLAGWLGKKTKGLIGSKKGGKGGGPGSGGAATAMTRAQRRKEQARTRKTKTPKPPQGPTPPKAPAVGFLSKGKSFLKKVPLLGGALGALEMMTAKGGRAKSQAAGGMAGGLGGAATGAAIGSVVPGIGTAIGGTVGGIAGSIGGDSLGRLLGGKTFDFAKKLNFGPAKEKVDEFSSGFKKTVQNLPRNAGSILGALGPKFGRWFGSAKQDGLSGINGLPSGVSRIAGSVPGASAAALFPLGGVLGRTMGGASRQGIQGINGMPGGVGGILGRLPGISSGVLSPLGWLFGSMMGSAGDSGVSGVSGMPGGVGGILGRLPGLSSGKLSPLTSLFLSRMKSAESSGISGVRGLPGGVAGIIARIAPSASSVFSGLVGTFRSWGSRLAGAVTSAFNKAKSTASSLGSSISRGASWVMNKITPHAEGGILSSPHVGLVAEDGPESIIPLSAKRRDRALGLWQQTGEALGVKPYAEGGIVGNAPRYQAPEYKAPEEDYSGDNGRETHIQMDFEGMIGQVVVGDGDNLDERIDEIAEEVGWRFAKELKAYLSNKS, via the coding sequence ATGGCTGATGAATTTTACCGGGAGGAAATAATCTTTGATGTGAATGATGACGATGCCATAAGAAGGGCCAAGCGTGCTGAGAAGCGCATCAAAGAAACGTTCGACAGGACACAGCGTAGAGCGAGAGCGCTGAAGAGCATGAAGGTAAGTCCAATCATAAATGCACGAGACCGCATGACCAAAAAGGTCAATAAAGCAGAACGACTGGTTAAAAGATTAGGCAACACAAGAGCTCAACCAGTGATCGATGCAAAGGATAAAGTTACTTCAGTAGTGAAACGTACTGACAAACTTCTTGAATCTTTATCAAAGGAAGATGTAGAAGTAACGATGAAAACCAAGGGTTCTCTACTACGTGACATTACTAGGACGAAGAAGAACCTCAAAGAGATTGACAGCAGTGTACTGACCCCTGAATCACGCCTGCAAGGATCATTGATGAGAGAGCTCAACAGAACAGAGAAACTAATCAAAAAGGTCGGGAATGCTCGAGTTCGACCACGCGTCTCCCTTTCGGACCAGGTATCGACCAAGCTTAAACAAGTGAATAGCAAACTACGCAAAGTATCCTCTAGGGCCTGGGAAATAACCATAACAGCTAAGGATAGAACCTTCGCAGTATTTAGGGGAATTCGTAGGTCTTTTGAAGGCTTAAGAAACATGATGACCTCGCTCCCGGTGATGATGGGAGCGGGCGCTATTGCATTGAGTCCTGGTCTTCTCGGTGTTAGTGCTTTGAAAGAAGCGGGAGCATTTGAGCAAGCTATGGCCAAAGTACAAGCTGTTTCGGGGGCTACAAAGAAAGAGTTTGCCGATATGAGTGACTTGGCAAAAGAATTAGGTAAATCAACGGAGTACACTTCAGTAGAAACTGCTGATGCACTGGGTTATTTATCAATGGCAGGCTTCAAGGCCAATGAATCTATGTCAGCTCTGCCTCAAACACTTGATTTAGCAACTGCTGGTCAACTGGACTTAGCTAGGGCAGCCGACATTTCTTCCAATGTTTTGACTGGATTTGGTTACGATATCGATCAATACAAACGAATAGTAGATGTCATGGCTAAGACACAAGCCACGGCAAATACGAATGTTGAACAATTAGGAAATGCTCTATCCTACGCAGCCCCTGCTGCAGCTGATGCAGGTCAGACGATAGAAGCGACCTCTGCAGCAATCGGTTTGATTAGTAAAGCGGGTATTCAAGGTGAAAGGGCAGGTACAGCCTTAAGAGGAATCTTTGCACAGCTGGTCGATCCGACAAGTACGGCGCGTAAAGAGCTTGATCGTTTAGGAGTCAGTGTCACCAATTCGTCTGGTGAATTGAAAGACCTTCCCGGAATCGTCAAAGCAGCAGAGGTTGCTGGGTTAAAAGGAGCTCAAGCTTACAGAATATTCGGTCTTGAAGCTGGTCCTGCTTTTTCAAAACTTATGGATACAGGGTCAGAAGCAATAGCTGATTATACAGAACAACTTGCCAATTCTGAAGACGCCGCGTCAGACATGGCAGGAACGATGAGGGACACTTTATATAACTCTGTAAGAATGCTTGGATCTGCGTGGAGCGGTATGCTCATGGTAATTGGTGGAGAAAAGGGTCTAGGGCCAGCAGCTCGATCGTTCGTAGAAAATCTTACCGACCAACTTGGGAGACTTGAGTCCTTCATAACAAACAACCAGGAAGCTATCGAGGATTTCGGTAAGTCTATGTCTAAGAAACTAAACGCAGGTGTTGAGGTTGTAGTTGATGTAGTCACGTCTGGTGAATTTAAAGAAGCCGACTTTTTAGGCAAGATGAACATTGCTTGGGATGAATTCGTAGCTAAGCCATTTGCTGAATGGTATGACGGTCCTGGTCGCAGTGCAATGGAATCTGTCGCCACTACGATGGGTGAGGGGGTAGGTTCTGCTTTCGGTGCTGCGTTAATGGCACTAGCAGGAATAAAGGCCGAAGAAGAGGACCAAAGCCCGTTCGTAAACGCAGGGTCAACCGCAGCTAGTTCTTTCTTGGAGGGTTTTGCAGATAACTTCGATTTAGGAAAGATTATCAACAAAGCTCTCGAATCACTTGGAAACGTGTACTCTAGCACTTTCGAAAGCAAAGGGAACATGTTAGGTACCGTGTTTGCGACAGCGATACTTGCTGGATTAACGAAGAAGCTTGGTGGCTTTAAACTAGCAGGATGGCTAGGTAAAAAGACTAAAGGTTTAATCGGTAGCAAGAAAGGCGGAAAAGGTGGCGGACCTGGTTCTGGGGGAGCGGCCACTGCTATGACCCGGGCTCAGCGTAGGAAAGAGCAGGCTCGAACCAGGAAAACGAAAACACCTAAACCACCACAAGGCCCCACCCCTCCTAAAGCTCCGGCTGTTGGATTTTTATCAAAAGGTAAAAGCTTCCTTAAGAAGGTGCCTCTATTAGGCGGGGCTTTAGGTGCTCTTGAAATGATGACTGCCAAAGGCGGAAGAGCCAAATCACAAGCGGCCGGAGGAATGGCTGGAGGTTTAGGCGGAGCCGCAACTGGAGCTGCAATCGGTTCTGTGGTTCCTGGCATAGGAACAGCTATTGGCGGAACTGTTGGAGGTATAGCCGGATCTATTGGCGGGGATTCGCTCGGACGATTACTCGGAGGGAAAACATTCGATTTTGCTAAGAAACTAAATTTCGGTCCCGCAAAAGAAAAAGTCGATGAGTTCTCCTCTGGCTTCAAGAAAACGGTACAGAATCTCCCGAGGAATGCAGGTTCTATTTTAGGGGCACTAGGTCCCAAGTTCGGCAGATGGTTTGGTTCTGCCAAACAGGACGGGTTATCAGGAATTAACGGATTGCCTTCAGGAGTAAGCAGAATCGCTGGGAGCGTACCAGGCGCAAGTGCAGCTGCTTTATTTCCTTTGGGTGGTGTACTTGGTCGAACAATGGGAGGAGCAAGCCGTCAGGGTATCCAAGGTATAAATGGCATGCCTGGAGGCGTAGGTGGTATTCTAGGTAGACTTCCTGGGATTTCATCAGGAGTACTCAGCCCTCTTGGATGGTTGTTCGGCTCTATGATGGGTTCAGCAGGAGATTCAGGTGTTAGCGGAGTGAGTGGAATGCCTGGCGGTGTCGGAGGCATCCTAGGACGATTGCCAGGGTTATCTTCAGGGAAGTTGAGTCCTCTAACTAGTTTGTTCCTCTCCAGAATGAAGAGTGCTGAATCTAGCGGTATCAGTGGTGTCCGAGGACTTCCTGGAGGAGTTGCTGGAATCATCGCTCGTATTGCTCCTTCAGCATCCAGTGTCTTCAGTGGATTGGTAGGTACTTTCCGCAGCTGGGGATCCCGTTTGGCAGGTGCGGTCACTAGCGCTTTTAATAAAGCGAAGAGCACTGCATCAAGCTTAGGTAGCTCTATTTCAAGGGGCGCCTCTTGGGTCATGAACAAAATCACACCTCATGCAGAGGGCGGAATATTAAGCAGCCCTCACGTAGGATTAGTGGCCGAAGATGGTCCAGAGTCTATCATTCCTTTAAGTGCTAAGAGAAGAGACAGAGCTCTTGGCTTATGGCAACAGACTGGTGAAGCGCTCGGTGTTAAACCCTATGCAGAAGGTGGAATCGTAGGGAATGCACCTAGATATCAAGCGCCCGAATACAAAGCACCGGAAGAGGACTACTCTGGTGATAATGGAAGAGAAACTCACATTCAAATGGACTTTGAAGGGATGATAGGACAAGTTGTGGTAGGCGACGGAGATAACTTGGACGAGAGAATTGATGAAATCGCTGAAGAAGTAGGTTGGAGATTCGCGAAAGAACTGAAAGCTTACTTGTCAAATAAATCGTAG
- a CDS encoding oligoribonuclease: MSQRDSKDHVNKKEAAKKEPTYNKSELVTNANAAFNVSPEVVVGALNSFEKEIFTVDEVKSAINKFMKRKV; encoded by the coding sequence ATGAGTCAACGAGATAGTAAAGATCACGTCAATAAAAAAGAGGCAGCTAAGAAAGAACCGACTTACAACAAAAGTGAGTTAGTTACCAATGCGAATGCTGCTTTCAACGTTTCTCCTGAAGTTGTTGTTGGAGCACTGAATAGTTTTGAAAAGGAAATCTTTACGGTGGATGAGGTAAAATCTGCTATCAATAAATTTATGAAAAGGAAGGTGTAG
- a CDS encoding phage tail tube protein yields the protein MSQDADRVINGSFGELWEDGEWQENINSLTAEVEISKSGLNLSGTRWQKHKVTGLNGTGTASGYKVTSKMIQKHAWAADDRGAPVKTELISKLADPEAYGHERVRLKNVKWDSVQLANWTAGQEVEQETPFTFEGFELLDPIEAE from the coding sequence ATGTCACAAGATGCAGATCGCGTTATTAATGGTAGTTTTGGTGAGTTATGGGAAGACGGTGAATGGCAAGAGAATATAAACAGCTTGACTGCGGAAGTTGAAATTTCGAAAAGTGGATTAAACTTGTCGGGGACTCGCTGGCAAAAACATAAAGTCACAGGATTGAATGGAACTGGAACGGCGAGTGGTTACAAGGTCACTTCGAAGATGATTCAGAAACATGCTTGGGCAGCTGATGACCGAGGGGCACCTGTAAAAACAGAACTTATCTCAAAACTGGCAGATCCAGAGGCGTACGGTCATGAACGGGTGCGCCTTAAAAATGTTAAGTGGGATTCCGTACAACTTGCAAACTGGACTGCTGGTCAAGAAGTAGAACAAGAAACACCATTTACTTTCGAAGGCTTCGAACTCTTAGACCCAATCGAAGCGGAATAA
- a CDS encoding DEAD/DEAH box helicase family protein, translating into MTKPYNVILDLLEVYWDDPVAFAEDMLGFYPDKFQSAILRDLAGHPMVTVRSGQGIGKTGIEAVAAIWFLTCRPNPRVVCTAPTRQQLNDVLWAEIAKWLETSKVKKLLKWTKTKVYMAGYEKRWFATARTATKPENMQGFHEDYMLFIADEASGIDDKIMEAIFGTLSGNENKLLMCGNPTRTSGFFYDSHHKDRSNYKAHRVSSRDSERTSKKNIAMLERKYGRDSDVVRVRVDGEFPRSEPDTFIYLELAEKAAARDVYEEDENQDLIVPDQAEVEIGVDVARFGDDETTIVPRIGNHVPYFNWYNKQDTMVTTGNVIQVARDMMRTYGRPRCTVKVDDDGVGGAVTDRLREVVREEGLHIKVVDCHNGGVANDKDHYDNWGTESWANIRDLLQADAIKIPNDEDMIGQLTTRKYTVTSKGKIKLESKDEMKRRGVKSPDRADALVLAFAKVKGVMDEDSAQLLRGVKVYG; encoded by the coding sequence ATGACGAAGCCGTATAATGTCATCTTAGATTTATTGGAAGTGTATTGGGATGATCCAGTGGCTTTTGCTGAAGATATGCTAGGTTTCTATCCTGATAAATTTCAATCAGCCATCCTTCGAGACTTAGCGGGTCATCCGATGGTTACTGTCCGATCAGGCCAAGGTATAGGTAAAACCGGTATCGAAGCAGTGGCAGCGATATGGTTCCTCACCTGCAGACCGAATCCGAGGGTAGTTTGTACGGCTCCCACCAGGCAACAATTGAACGACGTATTGTGGGCAGAGATTGCCAAGTGGCTTGAGACCTCTAAAGTGAAGAAGCTTTTGAAGTGGACGAAAACCAAAGTGTATATGGCTGGATATGAGAAGCGGTGGTTTGCTACTGCCCGAACAGCTACCAAACCTGAAAATATGCAAGGTTTCCACGAAGATTACATGCTTTTTATTGCTGATGAAGCGTCAGGTATTGATGACAAGATCATGGAAGCAATTTTCGGTACGTTGTCCGGAAACGAAAACAAACTGTTGATGTGTGGTAACCCAACCCGCACCAGCGGTTTTTTTTATGATTCCCACCATAAAGACCGGTCCAACTATAAAGCACACAGAGTATCCTCCAGAGACAGCGAGAGAACAAGCAAAAAGAACATCGCCATGCTCGAGAGGAAATACGGGCGCGATAGTGATGTGGTTCGTGTCCGTGTTGATGGAGAGTTTCCTAGAAGTGAGCCGGACACATTCATTTACTTGGAGCTCGCTGAGAAAGCAGCTGCAAGAGATGTGTACGAGGAAGACGAGAACCAGGACCTCATTGTTCCAGATCAAGCAGAAGTAGAGATTGGAGTCGACGTTGCGCGTTTTGGCGATGATGAGACGACTATTGTTCCTCGTATTGGTAATCACGTTCCTTATTTCAATTGGTATAACAAACAGGACACGATGGTCACCACAGGAAACGTCATTCAAGTGGCCAGGGACATGATGCGTACTTACGGGCGCCCTCGATGCACAGTTAAAGTCGATGATGACGGCGTAGGTGGAGCTGTTACCGACCGTCTCAGAGAAGTGGTTCGAGAAGAGGGGCTGCATATTAAAGTGGTTGACTGTCATAACGGTGGAGTTGCTAATGACAAAGATCATTACGATAACTGGGGAACAGAGTCTTGGGCGAATATTAGAGATTTACTGCAAGCTGATGCTATCAAGATTCCGAATGATGAGGATATGATAGGCCAGCTCACCACGAGGAAGTACACCGTTACATCTAAAGGGAAAATCAAGCTGGAATCAAAAGACGAAATGAAGCGAAGAGGAGTCAAGTCACCCGACCGTGCAGATGCGCTTGTTCTGGCGTTTGCCAAGGTTAAAGGAGTGATGGATGAGGACTCTGCACAATTATTACGGGGGGTGAAAGTATATGGCTAA
- a CDS encoding phage tail assembly chaperone: MTNKSVNEKSVLDRLFAASEEASIPKRKVTIDRIDLSFLMSGLREGEIEKLEKRFTNVKRVRGEEKHDLDTKRFNRALVAAATKAIGGDEKMKWDHPDMLSTFKASGAEQVVKRVLLAGEINQLADVVLDLSGYYDSATEDEDVKNSYPDEE, from the coding sequence TTGACTAATAAATCTGTAAATGAAAAAAGTGTACTGGATCGCTTGTTCGCTGCGTCTGAAGAGGCCAGCATTCCGAAAAGGAAGGTTACGATTGATCGTATTGACCTTTCTTTTTTAATGTCCGGACTTCGTGAAGGGGAGATTGAGAAGCTAGAGAAGCGATTCACAAACGTCAAACGTGTACGTGGAGAAGAGAAACATGATCTTGATACCAAGCGTTTCAACCGTGCTCTTGTAGCAGCAGCTACGAAGGCCATCGGTGGAGACGAGAAAATGAAGTGGGATCACCCGGATATGCTATCTACTTTCAAAGCCTCTGGTGCCGAACAGGTCGTCAAAAGAGTGTTACTTGCCGGTGAGATTAATCAACTAGCTGATGTTGTCCTTGATCTATCCGGTTACTATGACAGCGCGACTGAGGATGAAGATGTAAAAAACTCCTATCCCGACGAGGAATAA
- a CDS encoding DUF2190 family protein, whose amino-acid sequence MPFQGQPVPTTTHQSNRAKVGDGKSVHVTVPENTTVAAGGVYELDGFIGVAMQSAVTGAGETTDVILNIEQAEFETDQISTSQDFAKGTKIYFNPSTKKLTETAESGDTEPVPYRSVGLVTEAKDANNVIHFILGPQV is encoded by the coding sequence ATGCCATTTCAAGGACAACCTGTACCTACGACGACTCACCAGTCTAATCGAGCAAAAGTGGGTGATGGAAAAAGTGTTCACGTTACTGTTCCGGAAAATACCACCGTAGCTGCTGGTGGGGTTTATGAATTAGATGGTTTTATTGGTGTCGCAATGCAATCTGCGGTAACCGGAGCTGGAGAAACAACGGACGTCATCTTGAACATTGAACAAGCGGAATTTGAGACAGATCAAATCAGTACGTCTCAAGATTTCGCCAAAGGTACGAAGATTTACTTTAATCCATCTACAAAAAAACTTACAGAAACGGCTGAATCCGGGGATACGGAACCTGTTCCTTATCGTTCGGTAGGGCTTGTTACAGAAGCCAAGGATGCAAACAACGTTATTCATTTCATTTTAGGACCGCAAGTTTAA